DNA from Stenotrophomonas acidaminiphila:
GCAGGTGCAGCGTCATCTTCGGGTTGGGCCTGTGGCGCCGCGCCGGGATCTCGATCGAGCGCTTGCCCGACAGGTACTGGCCGGTCAGCGAGCGCGGCGCGGCCAGGATGTCCTCCAGCCGGCCTTCGCCGACCACCTCGCCGCCGTGCACGCCGGCGCCGGGACCGATGTCCACCACGTGGTCGGCCAGGCGGATGGCGTCCTCGTCATGCTCGACCACGATCACCGTGTTGCCGAGGTCGCGCAGCCGGGTGAGGGTGCCGAGCAGGCGCTCGTTGTCGCGCTGGTGCAGGCCGATGGACGGCTCGTCGAGCACGTACATCACCCCGACCAGGCCGGCGCCGATCTGCGAGGCCAGGCGGATGCGCTGCGCCTCGCCGCCGGACAGCGTGTCGGCCTTGCGCTCCAGGGTGAGGTAGTCCAGGCCGACATCGACCAGGAAGCCGAGCCGCTCGCTGATCTCCTTGACGATCTTGGCGGCGATCTCGCCGCGCCAGCCCGGCAGGCTGAGTTCGCCGAAGAAGCGCTTGGCCTCGTCGATCGGCAGCACCGCCAGTTCCGGCAGCGGACGGTCGGCGACGAACACGTTGCGCGCGGCCTTGTTCAGGCGCGCGCCGCCGCACTCGGGCAGGGCCGTTCGCTGATGAACTTGGCCAGTTCCTCGCGCACCGCCGGCGATTCGGTCTCGCGGTAGCGGCGCTCCAGGTTGGGGATGATGCCCTCGAAGCGGTGCTTGCGCTGGCTGCGGCCGCCGTTCTCGGTGAAGTAGGTGAAGGTGATCTGGTCCTCGCCGCTGCCGTACAGCACGGCCTGGCGCACGTCCGCGGGCAGCGACTGCCACGGCGCGTCGACATCGAACCGGTAGTGCTTGGCGAGCGAGGCGATCAGCTGGAAATAGTAGGCGTTGCGGCGGTCCCAGCCGCGCACCGCGCCGGCGGCCAGCGACAGCTCCGGGTGCACCACCACGCGCGCCGGGTCGAAGAACTCGGCCATGCCCAGGCCGTCGCAGCCGGGGCAGGCGCCGACCGGCGAGTTGAACGAGAACAGGCGCGGCTCCAGCTCCGGCAGCGCGTAGTCGCAGACCGGGCAGGAGTACTTGGACGAGAACAGCTGCGGTGGCGCCTGCGCGTCGTCCAGCGACTGCACGGTGGCCATGCCGTCGCCCAGCTTGAGCGCGGTCTCGAAGCTCTCGGCCAGGCGCTGCTTGAGGTCCTCGCGCGGGCGGAAGCGGTCGATCACCGCCTCGATGGTGTGCTTCTGGCGCAGCGCCAGCGGTGGTACCGCGTCGATCTCGTGCAGCTCGCCGTCCACGCGCACGCGCACGAAGCCCTGCGCGCGCAGCTGGTCGAACACCTGCACGTGCTCGCCCTTGCGCTCGCGGATCACCGGTGCCAGCAGCATGTAGCGCTGTTCCGGGTCCAGCGCCAGCACCTGGTCGACCATCTGGCTGACGGTCTGCGCTTCCAGCGGGTAGCCGTGGTCGGGGCAGCGCGGGCTGCCGACGCGGGCGTAGAGCAGGCGCAGGTAGTCGTAGATCTCGGTGATGGTGCCCACGGTCGAGCGCGGGTTGTGGCTGGTGGACTTCTGCTCGATCGAGATCGCCGGCGACAGGCCCTCGATGTGGTCCAGGTCGGGCTTCTCCATCACGCTCAGGAACTGCCGCGCGTAGGCCGACAGCGACTCGACGTAGCGGCGCTGGCCCTCGGCGTAGATGGTGTCGAACGCCAGCGACGACTTGCCCGAGCCGGACAGGCCGGTGATCACGATCAGCTTGTCGCGGGGCAGGTCGAGGTCGATGTTCTTGAGGTTGTGCGTCCGCGCGCCGCGGATGCGGATGAAATCCATCGCCATGGGAGGTCCGTTCTGGGCCGCGCGGCGGAAACCGGGCGCGGTGGGGGCAGGGGATGCAGCTGACGGCAGTCGATCAGCCTAGCGAGCTTGGGATTTGGGGGCAATTGCCGGAATTGCCAGCGCGCACGCCTGCGCCCGGGCCGGGTGCAGGCCGTTGTTCAGGCACGGGTTTTCCGCCCCGGGGGCGACTTGACCCGGGCGGCTGGGTGCCGGTAAAATCCCGCTTCTGTCCGCCCTCGATGGTGGGCAGATCCCAAGAATAACTACAGAAGAGACATCCCATGTATGCAGTCCTGGTAACTGGCGGCAAGCAGTACCGCGTCGCGCAGGGTGAGACCCTCCGCGTTGAGAAGCTCGAAGCCGAAGCCGGCAGCGAGATCAAGTTCGACACCGTCCTGATGCTCGGCGACGCCGACGGCATCAAGATCGGCGATGCCCTGAAGGGCGCTTCGGTGACCGCCAAGGTCGTGGCCCACGGCCGCGCCGACAAGGTGAAGATCATCAAGTTCCGCCGGCGCAAGCACCACATGAAGCGCCAGGGCCATCGCCAGTACTACACCGAAATCGAAATCACCGGCATCGCCGGCTAATCCAAGGAGAATCCGTCATGGCACATAAAAAGGGCGTAGGCTCCTCGCGCAACGGCCGCGACTCCAACCCGAAGTACCTGGGCGTCAAGATCTTCGGCGGCCAGGCCATCGAAGCCGGCAACATCATCGTGCGTCAGCGCGGCACCCAGTTCCACCCGGGCGCCGGCGTCGGCCTGGGCCGTGACCACACGCTGTTCGCGCTGGTCGACGGCAAGGTCGAGTTCACGGTGAAGGGCCCGAAGAAGCGCCGCACCGTCAGCGTCGTCGCGGAAGCCTGATCTTCCGCACGTGCAGGCGCCCGGGCCACGGCGTGGGCGCCGCCGACGAAAGCCCCGCTTCGGCGGGGCTTCTCGTTTGCAGGTGATCCCGCGGGCCGCGCATGGCAGGAGGCAGGGAAGGTGATCCGTTACCGGGCTGTGGCCCTGCTGTGCGGCCTGCTGGCCTGCGCGGGATGCGCGGCCGACATTCCCAGCGACCGTGACACCCTGGCCGTGACCGGGCCGCTGGCATCGCTGCAGGCTGATACCCTGGCCCTTCCGCCGGGTTCGCCGCAGTTGCCGGCGTTGTTGGCCGATCCGCAGGGCTGGCGGCCGGCGCCCGGCGCCGGGGGCGTCGAGCGCAGCAGTGCCCGTGGCGATTTCGATGCCGACGGCTGGCTGCGCACCACGGTATTCAGCTGGGACGGGAGTCGCGGCTGGGAAGTCCACATGGCGTACGGCGAGGACGGGCGCGCGCCGCCGGCCACGGTGCGGATCTGGCTGCGGGCGCCACAGGGCAGCGGGCAGCCGGACTGGCCGATGGGCGAGGGCACGGTCCGCTATGCTGGCGCCACGCGCACCCTGCGCTATAAAGGCCAGCGCCCGGGCATCGAAGGTCGCGAGGACTTTGAAAGAACCCTGACCCTTGGCGCGTCCAACCGGGTC
Protein-coding regions in this window:
- a CDS encoding 50S ribosomal protein L21 gives rise to the protein MYAVLVTGGKQYRVAQGETLRVEKLEAEAGSEIKFDTVLMLGDADGIKIGDALKGASVTAKVVAHGRADKVKIIKFRRRKHHMKRQGHRQYYTEIEITGIAG
- a CDS encoding 50S ribosomal protein L27 yields the protein MAHKKGVGSSRNGRDSNPKYLGVKIFGGQAIEAGNIIVRQRGTQFHPGAGVGLGRDHTLFALVDGKVEFTVKGPKKRRTVSVVAEA